One Pseudomonas fluorescens genomic region harbors:
- a CDS encoding ABC transporter substrate-binding protein encodes MKKLVMFGALALSMLSLTAVADEAKPIRIGIEAGYPPFSMKTPDGKLTGFDVDIGDALCAQMKVKCTWVEQEFDGLIPALKVKKIDAILSSMTITDDRKKNVDFTIKYYHTPARFVMKQGSGVKDPLTELKGKKVGVLRASTHDRYASEVLVPAGIELVRYGSQQEANLDMVSGRIDAMLADSVNLSDGFLKTDAGKGFEFVGPTYEDAKYFGGGAGIAVRKGDTALAEQFNKAITEIRSNGEYKKVQDKYFDFDVYGH; translated from the coding sequence ATGAAGAAGCTAGTGATGTTTGGTGCCCTGGCACTGTCGATGTTATCCCTGACCGCCGTGGCCGATGAGGCCAAGCCGATCCGCATCGGTATCGAAGCCGGTTACCCGCCATTCTCGATGAAAACCCCTGACGGCAAGCTCACCGGTTTTGACGTGGACATCGGCGATGCGCTGTGCGCGCAGATGAAAGTCAAATGCACTTGGGTCGAGCAGGAATTCGATGGCCTGATCCCGGCACTGAAAGTGAAGAAGATCGACGCCATTCTGTCCTCGATGACCATCACCGACGACCGCAAGAAAAACGTCGACTTCACTATCAAGTACTACCACACCCCGGCGCGCTTCGTGATGAAGCAAGGCTCCGGTGTCAAAGATCCGCTGACCGAGCTGAAGGGCAAGAAGGTCGGTGTGCTGCGCGCCAGTACGCATGACCGTTACGCCAGCGAAGTGCTGGTGCCGGCCGGGATCGAACTGGTGCGTTACGGCTCGCAGCAGGAAGCCAACCTCGACATGGTGTCCGGACGTATCGACGCGATGCTGGCCGACTCGGTCAACCTCAGCGACGGTTTCCTGAAAACCGACGCGGGTAAAGGTTTCGAGTTCGTCGGGCCGACCTACGAAGACGCCAAGTACTTTGGCGGCGGCGCCGGCATTGCCGTGCGCAAGGGCGATACCGCGCTGGCCGAGCAGTTCAACAAAGCCATCACCGAAATCCGCAGCAATGGCGAGTACAAGAAAGTCCAGGACAAGTACTTCGACTTTGACGTGTACGGCCATTAA